One segment of Mycolicibacterium sp. YH-1 DNA contains the following:
- a CDS encoding PPOX class F420-dependent oxidoreductase, which yields MARKYATADVVARSEMLDFVRTRHHMVLTTYRADGSLQSSPVTGGVDGEGRIVVASYPQRAKSVNLRRDRRASITVLSDEFNGPYVQVDGDAEVINVPEAVDGLVEYFRAVAGEHSDWDEYRQAMVVQGKCLIRVTPTRWGPIATGGFPPA from the coding sequence ATGGCTCGCAAGTACGCCACGGCTGACGTTGTCGCCCGCTCCGAGATGCTCGACTTCGTCCGGACCCGCCATCACATGGTGCTGACCACCTACCGGGCCGACGGTTCACTGCAGAGTTCGCCTGTCACCGGAGGCGTCGACGGAGAGGGCCGGATCGTGGTGGCGAGCTATCCGCAGCGGGCCAAGTCGGTGAACCTGCGCCGTGATCGCCGCGCCAGCATCACGGTGCTGTCCGATGAGTTCAACGGGCCATACGTCCAGGTCGACGGCGATGCCGAGGTCATCAACGTGCCCGAGGCCGTGGACGGTCTGGTCGAGTACTTCCGCGCCGTCGCGGGCGAGCACTCGGACTGGGACGAATACCGCCAGGCGATGGTCGTCCAGGGCAAGTGCCTGATCCGTGTGACGCCGACGCGATGGGGTCCGATCGCCACCGGAGGGTTCCCTCCCGCGTAG
- a CDS encoding acyl-CoA dehydrogenase family protein: protein MSLDFTPTIAQHDLARRTHEFAEQVIRPVARDYDQRQEFPWPVLEEAAERGFYSPLFYRDLIGDPSGLSLPMFMEELFWGCAGIGLAIVMPALALSAIGQSATPEQMLQWAPECFGSRGDLKLAALAISEPEGGSDVRNLRTRARRAGPERDADWIIDGRKMWIGNGGIANVHVVNAVVDDDLGHRGQALFVVPGGTPGLEMVRKLDKLGCRASHTAELRFEGVRVPADNLLGGPDKLEYKLAKAREVVAGAKHSGSATMGTFEQTRPMVAAQALGIARAALEYATEYANGREAFGAPIIDNQGIAFPLADLATKVDAARLLTWRASWMAATGVPLERGEGSMAKLAASEVAVEATERAIQTLGGWGYITDHPVEKWYRDAKLYTIFEGTSEIQRIVISNALGAAAGKPPLHIELEPTGGPLNAAFGRGTPARTWAANAALDMRDKVPGPVMNLAMKVLRPPRKSR from the coding sequence ATGAGCCTCGACTTCACGCCGACCATCGCGCAGCACGATCTGGCCCGCCGCACGCACGAGTTCGCCGAGCAGGTGATTCGGCCTGTGGCACGGGACTACGACCAGCGCCAGGAGTTTCCCTGGCCGGTGCTGGAGGAGGCCGCCGAGCGCGGCTTCTACAGTCCACTGTTCTATCGCGACCTGATCGGCGACCCGAGCGGACTCTCGCTGCCGATGTTCATGGAGGAGCTGTTCTGGGGCTGCGCGGGGATCGGGCTGGCGATCGTCATGCCCGCGTTGGCGCTGTCAGCGATCGGACAGTCCGCGACGCCCGAACAGATGCTGCAGTGGGCCCCGGAGTGCTTCGGGTCGCGCGGCGACCTCAAGCTCGCCGCGCTGGCCATCTCCGAACCTGAGGGCGGCAGCGACGTGCGCAACCTGCGCACCCGGGCTCGACGCGCTGGCCCCGAGCGGGACGCGGACTGGATCATCGACGGCAGGAAGATGTGGATCGGCAACGGCGGAATCGCCAACGTGCACGTCGTCAACGCCGTGGTCGACGACGACCTCGGCCATCGCGGGCAGGCACTGTTCGTGGTGCCCGGCGGCACACCCGGTCTGGAGATGGTGCGCAAGCTCGACAAGCTGGGCTGCCGCGCCTCGCACACCGCCGAGCTCAGGTTCGAGGGTGTCCGGGTGCCTGCAGACAACCTGCTCGGCGGGCCGGACAAGCTCGAGTACAAGCTGGCCAAGGCCCGAGAGGTGGTCGCCGGGGCCAAGCACTCCGGTTCGGCCACCATGGGCACGTTCGAGCAGACCCGCCCGATGGTCGCGGCCCAGGCCCTTGGAATCGCCAGGGCCGCACTGGAATACGCCACCGAGTACGCCAACGGGCGGGAAGCCTTCGGCGCGCCCATCATCGACAACCAGGGCATCGCGTTTCCGCTGGCCGATTTGGCAACCAAGGTCGACGCCGCCCGCCTGCTCACGTGGCGGGCCTCGTGGATGGCCGCCACGGGTGTGCCACTCGAACGCGGCGAGGGCTCGATGGCCAAGCTCGCCGCGAGCGAGGTGGCGGTCGAGGCCACCGAACGCGCCATCCAGACCCTCGGCGGCTGGGGCTACATCACCGACCACCCCGTCGAGAAGTGGTACCGCGACGCCAAGCTGTACACGATCTTCGAGGGCACCAGCGAGATCCAGCGCATCGTCATCTCCAACGCGCTGGGCGCCGCCGCCGGCAAGCCCCCGCTGCACATCGAACTCGAGCCGACCGGCGGCCCGCTCAACGCGGCGTTCGGTCGCGGCACCCCCGCGCGCACCTGGGCGGCCAATGCCGCCCTGGACATGCGGGACAAGGTGCCGGGTCCCGTGATGAACCTGGCGATGAAGGTGCTGCGGCCACCCAGGAAGAGCCGATGA
- a CDS encoding isochorismatase family protein — protein sequence MRALIIVDVQNDFCEGGSLAVDGGADVARKLTDLLRDHTFRADYDHVVATMDHHIDPGEHFSENPDYRDCWPPHCVVGTEGADFHPAFDASAVEAVFHKGHYSAAYSGFEGAHAEDGTGLADWLRQRGVDTVDVAGIATDYCVKATAADAVAAGFTTRVLLDLTAGVSPATTAEAVDALRASGVEIG from the coding sequence ATGCGCGCGCTGATCATTGTCGACGTTCAGAACGACTTCTGCGAGGGCGGATCCCTTGCCGTCGACGGCGGTGCTGACGTCGCACGCAAGCTGACCGACCTGTTGCGCGACCACACCTTTCGCGCTGACTACGACCACGTCGTGGCGACTATGGACCACCACATCGATCCCGGCGAGCACTTCTCGGAGAACCCCGACTATCGCGACTGCTGGCCACCGCACTGCGTCGTCGGCACCGAGGGCGCCGACTTCCACCCCGCATTCGACGCGTCCGCCGTCGAGGCCGTCTTCCACAAGGGCCACTATTCGGCGGCCTACAGCGGTTTCGAGGGTGCGCATGCCGAGGACGGCACGGGCCTGGCCGACTGGTTGCGCCAGCGCGGTGTGGACACCGTCGACGTGGCGGGCATCGCCACCGACTACTGCGTGAAGGCCACCGCCGCCGACGCGGTCGCCGCCGGTTTCACCACCCGCGTCCTGCTGGACCTGACGGCGGGGGTGTCGCCGGCGACGACCGCGGAGGCGGTTGACGCGCTGCGTGCCTCGGGCGTCGAGATCGGCTAG
- the metE gene encoding 5-methyltetrahydropteroyltriglutamate--homocysteine S-methyltransferase, which produces MTTARPFTATITGSPRIGPKRELKRAVESYWAGRIERAELEALAANLRADTWQSLVTAGLDSVPVNTFSYYDQVLDTAVLVGALPERVAGIGADSSDLDRYFAAARGNDDVAPLEMTKWFDTNYHYLVPEIGPRTRFALNPLKLLGELEEARALDIPARPVIVGPITFLALSKAVDGAGAPIARLDDLLAVYAELLEVLVDEGVQWVQFDEPVLVTDTLDNAGELAERTYGLLAGLAKRPAVFVATYFGELADALPALARTPVEAIGVDLVAGGASAVAAVPELAGKTVVAGIVDGRNVWRTDLEAALGTLATIVGSAGAVAVSTSCSTLHVPYTLDAEPGLEPALRSWLAFGSEKVTEVVALARGLRDGRDAIAAEVAASNTAIASRRTDPRLSNERIRARIAAIAASGTTRGPAAQRREAQNQRLHLPDLPTTTIGSYPQTSAIRVARAALRAGEIDAAEYERRMKAEIADVIRLQEELGLDVLVHGEPERNDMVQYFAEQLDGFFATQNGWVQSYGSRCVRPPILYGDVSRPTPMTVEWITYAQSLTGKPVKGMLTGPVTILAWSFVRDDQPLADTAAQVALAIRDETVDLQAAGIAIIQVDEPALRELLPLRSKDKDAYLRWAVDAFQLSTSGVADSTQIHTHLCYSEFGEVIGAIADLDADVTSIEAARSHMEVLGDLNEVGFANSVGPGVYDIHSPRVPGVDEMVSSLREALKSVPAERLWVNPDCGLKTRTTDEVTASLRHLVTAAREVRS; this is translated from the coding sequence ATGACCACAGCTAGACCGTTCACCGCCACCATCACCGGCTCGCCGCGGATCGGCCCCAAACGGGAACTCAAGCGTGCCGTCGAGAGTTACTGGGCGGGCCGCATCGAACGAGCCGAACTCGAGGCCCTTGCCGCGAACCTGCGGGCCGACACCTGGCAGTCGCTTGTCACCGCGGGCCTGGACTCGGTTCCGGTCAACACCTTCTCCTACTACGACCAGGTGCTCGATACCGCCGTGCTGGTCGGCGCCCTGCCAGAGCGTGTGGCCGGTATCGGTGCCGATTCCAGCGATCTGGACCGCTACTTCGCCGCCGCGCGGGGAAACGACGACGTCGCGCCGCTCGAGATGACCAAGTGGTTCGACACCAACTACCACTACCTGGTTCCCGAGATCGGCCCGAGGACGCGGTTCGCACTCAATCCCCTCAAGCTCCTCGGTGAGCTGGAAGAGGCACGCGCACTCGACATTCCGGCCAGGCCGGTGATCGTCGGACCCATCACGTTCCTCGCGTTGTCCAAGGCGGTCGACGGGGCGGGTGCGCCCATCGCACGCCTCGACGACCTGCTCGCCGTCTACGCCGAGTTGCTTGAGGTCCTCGTGGACGAGGGTGTGCAGTGGGTGCAGTTCGATGAGCCCGTCCTGGTGACCGACACGCTGGACAACGCGGGCGAGTTGGCGGAGCGCACCTACGGGCTGCTCGCAGGCCTGGCCAAACGGCCCGCAGTGTTCGTGGCCACCTACTTCGGCGAACTGGCCGATGCGCTGCCCGCTCTGGCGCGGACGCCCGTTGAGGCCATCGGCGTCGATCTGGTCGCGGGCGGCGCATCGGCAGTGGCCGCTGTCCCGGAGTTGGCGGGCAAGACCGTCGTCGCCGGGATCGTCGACGGCCGCAACGTCTGGCGCACCGATCTGGAGGCGGCGTTGGGCACGCTGGCCACGATCGTGGGATCGGCGGGTGCAGTGGCGGTTTCGACGTCCTGCTCAACGCTGCACGTGCCGTACACACTGGACGCGGAGCCCGGGCTCGAGCCCGCGCTGCGCAGTTGGTTGGCGTTCGGCTCCGAGAAGGTGACCGAAGTGGTCGCGCTGGCGCGCGGTCTGAGGGACGGGCGGGACGCCATCGCCGCCGAGGTCGCCGCATCGAACACGGCCATCGCCTCACGTCGTACCGACCCGCGCCTGTCCAACGAGCGGATCCGTGCCCGTATCGCCGCGATCGCCGCATCCGGCACCACGCGCGGTCCGGCGGCGCAGCGCCGCGAGGCGCAGAACCAACGGCTGCATCTGCCGGACCTGCCGACCACGACAATCGGCTCCTACCCGCAGACATCGGCGATCAGAGTGGCCCGCGCCGCACTGCGGGCCGGCGAGATCGACGCGGCGGAGTACGAGCGCCGGATGAAGGCGGAGATCGCCGACGTCATCAGGCTTCAGGAGGAGCTGGGTCTTGACGTGCTGGTGCACGGCGAGCCCGAGCGCAACGACATGGTGCAGTACTTCGCCGAACAGCTCGACGGGTTCTTCGCCACGCAGAACGGCTGGGTGCAGTCCTATGGCAGCCGCTGCGTGCGTCCGCCGATCCTGTACGGCGATGTCAGCCGGCCGACGCCCATGACGGTCGAGTGGATCACCTACGCGCAGTCGCTCACCGGCAAGCCGGTGAAGGGCATGCTGACGGGCCCGGTGACCATCCTGGCGTGGTCGTTCGTCCGCGACGATCAGCCGTTGGCCGACACCGCGGCCCAGGTGGCGCTGGCGATCCGGGACGAGACGGTGGATCTACAGGCGGCGGGTATCGCGATCATTCAGGTCGACGAGCCGGCGCTGCGTGAACTGCTGCCGCTGCGATCGAAGGACAAGGACGCGTACCTGAGGTGGGCAGTCGACGCGTTCCAGCTGTCCACGTCGGGGGTCGCCGACTCCACCCAGATCCACACACACCTCTGCTACTCGGAGTTCGGCGAGGTGATCGGAGCGATCGCCGACCTGGATGCCGACGTGACCTCGATCGAGGCGGCGCGTTCACACATGGAGGTGCTCGGTGACCTCAACGAGGTGGGCTTCGCCAACAGCGTCGGTCCGGGTGTCTACGACATCCACTCACCGCGGGTTCCCGGCGTCGACGAGATGGTGTCATCGCTGCGGGAGGCTCTGAAGTCGGTTCCCGCCGAACGGCTCTGGGTCAATCCGGACTGTGGATTGAAGACACGGACCACCGACGAGGTGACGGCGTCGCTGAGGCACCTGGTGACCGCCGCCCGGGAGGTCCGCAGCTAG
- a CDS encoding enoyl-CoA hydratase/isomerase family protein — MRAPAELPVYRTLQTNVQAGVATVTLNRPARRNAFGDGMRQELADAYTRLDADDSVRVLVLTGAPPAFCAGADLAGGEDTFAGTGPGFTAAGVAVPAWTLSKPVIAAVNGHALGLGLTLALQCDIRLFAADAKYGVVQVRRGVVGDAYSHWVLPRLVGIANAAEILLTGATLDGHRAVALGLGSRVLPADEVLPAALEIATDIATNTAPMSVAASKRLLWDSFDLDSAAVGERETAIHRVLMAHDDAREGVRAFQAGRPPQWSGRPVDPTRH; from the coding sequence TTGCGCGCACCTGCTGAACTGCCCGTTTACCGCACATTGCAAACCAACGTGCAGGCCGGTGTGGCTACTGTCACGCTGAATCGGCCCGCGCGGCGCAACGCGTTCGGTGACGGTATGCGCCAGGAGCTGGCCGATGCGTACACCAGGCTCGATGCCGATGACAGCGTTCGCGTTCTGGTCCTCACGGGGGCCCCACCCGCATTCTGCGCGGGCGCCGACCTCGCCGGGGGCGAGGACACCTTCGCGGGCACCGGCCCAGGCTTCACCGCCGCGGGTGTCGCGGTGCCCGCCTGGACGCTGAGCAAACCCGTCATCGCCGCGGTCAACGGCCACGCCCTCGGGCTTGGGCTCACCCTGGCGCTGCAGTGCGATATCCGACTGTTCGCCGCCGACGCGAAGTACGGCGTGGTGCAGGTCCGCCGCGGGGTGGTCGGCGACGCATACTCGCACTGGGTGCTGCCGCGCCTGGTCGGGATCGCGAACGCCGCGGAGATCCTGCTGACGGGCGCGACGCTCGACGGGCACCGCGCCGTGGCGCTGGGGCTGGGAAGCCGGGTGCTGCCCGCCGACGAGGTGCTGCCCGCGGCCCTGGAGATCGCCACCGACATCGCCACCAATACCGCGCCGATGTCGGTGGCGGCGAGCAAGCGGCTGCTGTGGGACTCGTTCGACCTCGACTCCGCCGCGGTCGGGGAACGGGAGACGGCCATCCATCGCGTACTCATGGCCCATGACGACGCCCGCGAGGGCGTGCGGGCGTTCCAGGCCGGCCGTCCACCGCAGTGGTCCGGGCGGCCCGTCGACCCGACACGGCACTAG
- the glgX gene encoding glycogen debranching protein GlgX produces the protein MSEASSSNAVPQEIWRGKAYPLGATYDGSGTNFAVFSEVAERVELCLFDADGTESRIALPEVDGFVWHGFVPTIEPGQRYGYRVYGPYDPDNGHRCNPNKLLLDPYSKAIDGTFTWNQSLFGYTFGDENSRNDDDSAADMPKSVVINPFFDWGTDHPPHHEYADTVIYEAHVKGLTQTHPDIPEQIRGTYAAVAHPVIIEHLKSLGVNAIELMPIHHFANDSTLIEKGLSNYWGYNTIGFFAPDHKYGSSATPGGQVQEFKAMVRALHEADIEVILDVVYNHTAEGNHLGPTLSMRGIDNAAYYRLVDDDKRYYMDYTGTGNSLNVGHPHSLQLIMDSLRYWVTEMHVDGFRFDLASTLAREFYDVDKLSTFFELVQQDPTVSQVKLIAEPWDVGPGGYQVGNFPPQWTEWNGKYRDTVRDFWRGEPATLDEFAYRLTGSADLYEHTGRRPVASINFVIAHDGFTLRDLVSYNEKHNEANGEGNNDGESHNRSWNCGVEGPTDDKEILALRSRQERNFLATLLLSQGVPMICHGDELGRTQGGNNNGYCQDNEITWIDWANADAELLDFARAASALRAAHPVFRRRRFFSGKPVGRRGEAGQPDIAWFAPDGDEMTGDDWGSGFAKSVAVYLNGQGIPDRDVRGQRVIDDSFLLCFNAHYEDIEFTLPPAAFGEAWQVVLQTGGPEPAPDATAAAGASLTVEARSTVVLQAVAPAE, from the coding sequence TTGTCCGAAGCTTCGAGTTCCAACGCCGTTCCACAGGAGATCTGGCGCGGCAAGGCCTATCCGCTGGGCGCGACGTACGACGGATCAGGCACCAACTTCGCGGTCTTCAGCGAGGTGGCCGAGCGTGTTGAGCTGTGCCTGTTCGACGCGGACGGCACCGAGAGCAGGATCGCGCTTCCCGAGGTCGACGGTTTCGTGTGGCACGGTTTCGTGCCCACCATCGAGCCGGGGCAGCGATACGGCTACCGGGTGTACGGGCCCTATGACCCCGACAACGGTCACCGCTGCAACCCGAACAAGCTGTTGCTCGACCCCTACTCCAAGGCCATCGACGGCACGTTCACCTGGAACCAGTCACTGTTCGGCTACACCTTCGGCGACGAGAACAGCCGCAACGACGACGACTCGGCCGCCGACATGCCGAAGTCGGTCGTGATCAACCCGTTCTTCGACTGGGGCACCGACCACCCGCCGCACCACGAGTACGCCGACACCGTCATCTACGAGGCCCACGTCAAGGGGCTGACTCAGACTCATCCCGACATCCCCGAGCAGATCCGCGGCACGTACGCGGCCGTTGCGCACCCCGTCATCATCGAGCACCTGAAGTCGTTGGGCGTCAACGCCATCGAGCTGATGCCGATCCATCATTTCGCCAACGACTCAACCCTGATCGAGAAGGGCCTGTCGAACTACTGGGGCTACAACACGATCGGGTTCTTCGCGCCCGATCACAAGTACGGCAGCAGCGCCACCCCCGGCGGTCAGGTGCAGGAGTTCAAGGCCATGGTCCGCGCGCTGCACGAGGCCGATATCGAGGTGATCCTCGACGTGGTCTACAACCACACCGCCGAGGGCAACCACCTGGGCCCGACGCTGTCCATGCGGGGCATCGACAACGCGGCCTACTACCGACTCGTCGACGATGACAAGCGGTACTACATGGATTACACCGGCACCGGTAACAGCCTCAATGTCGGTCACCCGCACTCACTTCAGCTGATCATGGACTCGCTGCGCTACTGGGTCACCGAGATGCACGTCGACGGGTTCCGCTTCGACCTGGCGTCCACCCTGGCCCGGGAGTTCTACGACGTGGACAAGCTGTCGACGTTCTTCGAACTCGTGCAACAGGATCCGACGGTCAGCCAGGTGAAGCTCATCGCCGAACCGTGGGACGTCGGCCCCGGCGGCTACCAGGTGGGCAACTTCCCGCCGCAGTGGACCGAGTGGAACGGCAAGTACCGCGACACCGTGCGCGACTTCTGGCGTGGCGAGCCCGCCACCCTCGACGAGTTCGCCTACCGCCTCACGGGTTCGGCCGACCTGTACGAGCACACCGGCAGGCGACCGGTCGCGTCGATCAACTTCGTCATCGCACACGACGGGTTCACGCTGCGCGATCTGGTGTCCTACAACGAGAAGCACAACGAGGCCAACGGCGAGGGCAACAACGACGGGGAGAGCCACAACAGGTCGTGGAACTGCGGCGTCGAGGGCCCAACCGACGATAAGGAGATCCTCGCACTGCGGTCCCGGCAGGAACGCAACTTCCTGGCGACTCTGCTTCTGTCTCAGGGCGTTCCGATGATCTGCCACGGTGACGAACTCGGGCGCACGCAGGGCGGTAACAACAACGGCTACTGCCAGGACAACGAGATCACCTGGATCGACTGGGCCAACGCCGACGCCGAACTTCTCGACTTCGCACGGGCGGCCTCGGCACTACGCGCGGCGCACCCGGTGTTCCGTCGCCGCCGGTTCTTCAGCGGCAAGCCCGTGGGCAGGCGGGGTGAGGCCGGGCAGCCCGATATCGCGTGGTTCGCGCCCGACGGCGACGAGATGACGGGCGACGACTGGGGTTCGGGATTCGCCAAGTCGGTGGCGGTCTACCTCAACGGCCAGGGCATCCCGGACCGCGACGTGCGCGGCCAGCGGGTCATCGACGACTCGTTCCTGCTGTGTTTCAACGCCCACTACGAGGACATCGAGTTCACCCTGCCGCCGGCCGCGTTCGGCGAGGCCTGGCAGGTCGTCCTCCAGACCGGCGGCCCGGAGCCGGCACCCGATGCCACGGCCGCAGCGGGTGCGAGTCTGACGGTTGAGGCCCGCAGCACCGTCGTGTTGCAGGCCGTGGCGCCCGCGGAGTGA
- a CDS encoding MarR family winged helix-turn-helix transcriptional regulator: protein MDTRADLAAELFGTVGRFRRQVRRSAGPAIGTGLPESQAELLRLIGRRPGISVREAATELGLAPNTASTLVSRLCADGLLDRTVDPDDRRVGRLALTESSQRIADESRAARRAALAAALDRLDADAIDHLTEGLAVLATLTELLREEVS, encoded by the coding sequence ATGGACACCCGCGCCGATCTCGCCGCCGAACTGTTCGGCACCGTGGGCCGGTTCCGCCGTCAGGTTCGCCGCTCGGCGGGGCCGGCCATCGGCACCGGACTGCCCGAGTCCCAGGCCGAACTCCTGCGCCTGATCGGACGCCGGCCCGGCATCTCGGTGCGCGAGGCCGCGACCGAACTCGGTTTGGCCCCCAACACCGCCTCGACTCTGGTTTCGCGGCTGTGCGCCGATGGCCTCCTCGACCGCACCGTCGACCCCGACGACCGGCGCGTCGGCAGGCTGGCCCTGACCGAGTCCTCACAGCGCATCGCCGACGAGTCCCGCGCCGCACGCCGCGCCGCCCTCGCCGCCGCATTGGATCGCCTCGACGCAGACGCGATCGATCACCTGACCGAGGGCCTGGCCGTGCTGGCCACGCTCACCGAGCTACTGCGCGAGGAGGTTTCATGA
- a CDS encoding ATP-binding cassette domain-containing protein → MTPAVPNSRPAAVHCRHLTHRYGDFTAVDDVSLQVHIGETMGLLGPNGAGKTTLVRVLTTLTPVQEGEVSIFGLDARRDTMDIRHNIGYVPQQLSIESALTGRQNVDLFARLYDVPRKQLRARVDEALDAMQLLDVADNLAGTYSGGMVRRLELAQALVNRPSLLLLDEPTVGLDPIARDSVWSQVARMQDEFGMTVLLTTHYMEEADALCDRVALMHRGVLQAVGTPADLKAELVSEASPTVSLEDVFRHHAGSDLSEDAARKGLREIRSSRRTARRVS, encoded by the coding sequence ATGACACCCGCGGTACCCAATTCGCGGCCCGCCGCGGTCCACTGCCGGCACCTGACCCACCGCTACGGCGACTTCACCGCCGTCGACGACGTCAGCCTGCAGGTCCACATCGGGGAGACCATGGGGCTGCTCGGCCCCAACGGCGCGGGCAAGACCACCCTGGTCCGCGTGTTGACCACCCTCACCCCCGTGCAGGAGGGCGAGGTGAGCATCTTCGGGCTGGACGCGCGCCGCGACACCATGGACATCAGACACAATATCGGCTATGTGCCCCAACAGCTCTCGATCGAATCGGCACTGACCGGACGGCAGAACGTCGACCTCTTCGCGCGCCTCTACGACGTACCGCGCAAACAGCTCCGCGCTCGTGTCGACGAGGCCCTCGATGCGATGCAGCTGCTCGACGTCGCCGACAACCTCGCGGGCACCTACTCCGGCGGGATGGTCCGACGGCTGGAGTTGGCGCAGGCACTGGTGAACCGGCCCTCGCTGCTGCTGCTCGACGAACCCACCGTTGGTCTGGATCCCATTGCCCGCGACAGTGTCTGGTCACAGGTGGCGCGGATGCAGGACGAGTTCGGCATGACGGTCCTGCTCACCACGCACTACATGGAGGAGGCCGACGCGCTGTGCGACCGGGTCGCGCTCATGCACCGCGGCGTGCTCCAGGCCGTCGGCACCCCCGCCGATCTCAAGGCCGAGCTGGTGTCGGAGGCCTCACCCACCGTGAGCCTGGAGGACGTGTTCCGGCACCACGCGGGATCGGACCTGTCCGAGGACGCCGCGCGCAAGGGACTGCGTGAGATCCGCTCCAGCAGAAGGACGGCCCGCCGTGTCAGTTGA
- a CDS encoding ABC transporter permease, translating into MNAFALVELQKLRHDRSELLTRMVQPALWLLIFGQTFSRLDVIDTGGVPYLAFLAPGIIAQSALFISIFYGIQIVWDRDAGILAKLMVTPAPASALITGKSFAAGVRSVAQVVGVLVIAYLMGIHLTANPLRILAAMGVVVLGSAFFACLSMTLAGLVRNRDRLMGIGQAITMPLFFASNALYPVDVMPQWLRWLSAINPLSYEVNALRALLIGTPGNTLLDVAVLIVAAGIGVVAASTLLRRLVR; encoded by the coding sequence ATGAACGCGTTCGCGCTCGTCGAACTGCAGAAGCTGCGTCACGACCGCAGCGAGCTGCTCACCCGGATGGTGCAGCCCGCGCTGTGGCTGCTGATATTCGGGCAGACGTTCTCGCGTCTCGACGTCATCGACACCGGCGGTGTGCCGTACCTGGCGTTCCTGGCGCCGGGCATCATCGCGCAGTCGGCGCTCTTCATCTCGATCTTCTACGGCATTCAGATCGTGTGGGACCGCGACGCCGGCATCCTGGCCAAGCTGATGGTGACGCCCGCGCCCGCATCCGCGCTGATCACCGGCAAGTCGTTCGCGGCGGGCGTGCGGTCGGTGGCTCAGGTGGTCGGGGTGCTGGTGATCGCCTATCTGATGGGTATTCACCTCACCGCCAACCCGCTCCGAATCCTGGCCGCGATGGGGGTCGTGGTGCTGGGGTCCGCGTTCTTCGCGTGCCTGTCCATGACGCTGGCTGGTCTGGTGCGCAACCGTGACCGGTTGATGGGCATCGGTCAGGCCATCACCATGCCGCTGTTCTTCGCCTCCAACGCGCTCTACCCCGTCGATGTGATGCCGCAGTGGTTGCGCTGGCTGTCAGCGATCAATCCCTTGAGCTACGAGGTAAACGCGCTGCGGGCGCTTCTCATCGGCACGCCGGGCAACACGCTGCTCGACGTCGCGGTGCTGATCGTCGCCGCCGGAATCGGGGTTGTCGCCGCCTCGACGCTGCTACGGCGCCTGGTGCGCTGA